The genomic region CTTGGCCGAGGCACGTCGAAGCGCGTGTAGGCGCCCCCGCCCGTCACCTCGTGGGCCGGGCTGTCCTTTGGGGACCCGCCGTTGGCCAGCGCTGGGCCCTGGTGCTCCTGGAGGGAAGACGGAGGGGGCGGGGTTTGCGCGCAGGTCCGGAGGGCCCACTGCTTCCTGCTGTCCGGCaaacacgccaggctcctccctgccGCCCAGCCTCTGGGCCTGCGCTCCCCTCTGCCCCCGACGCCCTTCCGGCCGCAAGGGTCAGGTCTCAGCCCAGAGTCATCCGGGGAAGTTCCCTGACCATCAAGGGGGCCCCAGCTTCTGACCTGGGCCTTGTCACAGGCCTCCCGTGGGCCAGTCTCTGGCTCACTGTTGTGTCCCCAGTCCAGGGCCCAGCGAGGGCGACTTGCTGGAACATTCTGGCTCTCCTTGCCCTGACCTCCTCGTGGCCGGCTCCCCGGCTCCCCTGTGCCTAGCCCCCACACCTGCCACCCCTGGGCCCTCCATGGGCTAAGCGGCCCTGCTGCCACCAGAGCGCACCCCAGACCCCAGGACGGCTCCGCGCGGACCTCAGGCCGCAGGTGTGGGCCATCACAGCCACGGGGACGCCCAGGCTGCAGGTGTGGTCCCTCACAGCGGGCGTGGGGGGGGTGTTAAGGACTCGGGGGCTGTCATACACAGAGGGGACTCAGGCCCCGGACAGGCGTGCCACCGAGGGATGGAACCGTGGTCCACGTGAGGAAGGACGGCCCGTGAGAAAGCGCCGCGGGCCACAGAAGGAGCTAGAGCTTGAGACGACAGCGGGATGGGGAACGCGGCTGGGACAGGGTGGCGGCCGTGCCCGGGGCCCCCAGACGCCCGCCCCCGACCTCTCGACTTACAAACTGCACGTCCTCGGCGGCCACGTCGTGGTGCACGCGGTAGCCGGCCCTGCGGCTCGGGCGGCAGTGGCGGGGCCGCGCCGTGTGGTAGAGCACGAAGCGGCTGCCCCGCACCAGCAGGTGCAGCAGGAAGCAGAGCAGCTCCAGGCCCGCGGAGACCAGGAAGAAGATGAGCGTGCCAGCCCTCTCGTCCGGCAGCAGCAGCTTGGTGAGGATGCGGCTCAGAGAGACCATCACTCCCGCCGTGCCTGCGGAGGAGGGGCCGTGacgccggccccgccccgccccgcccgcccccagcccggccccgccccgccccgccccacaaGCTAGCCGGCAGCCCTAAGACTTGCCCACAGGAGGCTTCCATGCAGACCGCCCCTCCCCGGCCCGCCGCCTGCTCACACCCCCTCCCGCCCCGCTGGAAGCATAAATGGAGTGCTTGCTCTGTGCCTAGCACCGTCCCGGCCTGAGGACACAGTGGGGATGATGCACACAGGCCCTTTCCTTATGAGGCTGGTGGGGAGAGACCCCCAAGGTCTCATAGAAGAACACCAGGATTTGGGGGTACAGGCAGAGACCTGGGCGGGGGAAGAGGGCGGGGATGAGCATCCCTGGCAGGGGGCTGGCATGAGCTCTGCGTATTTCTATCTGAGGAGCTGAAAGGAAGTGGTGGACTTCGAACCAGGTGGATGGGGGGTTCACAGCAGGCCAGGTACCTTCCTGGGGGCCCCTGCTGCTTGGGGCTGGGTGGAGGGTGGAGCTGCTGCTGTGTGGAGTGGGGGCACCGCATGAGGGGGTCAGCTGCCTGGACCGGGGGCTGGAGAGGAGGGATCAGCcggagggcaggcaggcaggccctCGCGACTTGTGGGAGGATGGGGTGTTGAGTAACTTTCAGATTGGGCGTGGGGATGCAGTTCACTGAGGCGGTGGGAAATGACATGGTGGGCTTGGGACAGTGAGTCTCAGATGCCAAGTGGTGGTGGCTCATGGGTCTAGGGCCGCGAGGAGAGCCTGGTGTTGAGGGACAGCCCTTGACatcatgtgtgtgggtgtgtgcgggcacgcacacgcacacacagacacacagcacacGCCTCACACAGGCGCTCCGAGACACTCCAGACCCACGCTCAGAGGGGCACCTGCGCCTCGCATCCCGGAGGACGGCACACCAAAGCGGCCACGCCCTTCACAGCCAGATTCCTGGGAGTCCCGCCCCTGCTTCCCGCCAGGCATGCCCACCCCAGGAGCCCAGGGCTCCTGAGCCCCACCTCAGTCCCAGGGAGAGGCTCCCGGAGCCCAGAAAGCCCAGCGCCCAGCCCTGGGTCTGCAGACACTCACTCTCTCCTGTCATCACCCCCTGCGTGTACCTCTTGGGCAGCATCCCCGTGTACCCGTAGAAGCTGGATTGCTgcacttgagagagagagagagtagtgACCACTGAGACACCGCCTGTCACCTGTTCATCAGTTCAAGAACACTGTGTTGGCAAGAGCGTGGGGAAGGGACATGAACACCTCTGGGGGCAGACGGACCTGGTCCTACCACCgtgtggggtgtgggggaaaCAGCATTGCCTGCTTTCCGTGTCCCCACCCTGGACTGGCCAggctcccccacctcctctggTCATTGACAGCCAAGCAGAAATGACACACATCACTCCTGGACCAGGCAGGAAAAGCCCACTTGGTCTTCCGGTCTTTTTCCCCGCAGGGGCAGCTACAGACAAGGCCACACAGGAGAGCCACCGTCAGTCCCAGTGAGTCTGGAAAGCCCCCAGGGACAGGCTGGACGTGCAGCAAGAGGCAGGAGTGAGACTGGTTCTGCGAAGCCACTGAGGCTTCTGCGCTCATTTGTCCCCAAGCATAACCTCTCTCCTCCTGACCAATAAGACAGAAGTGTAGGGGCtgctctggtggtccagtggccaaggctccttgctcccaattcagggggcctggggtaGATCCCACCCGCCACAACTAAGcgccggtgcagccaaatatatatatatttaaagacagAACTGCAGCAGTATCTAGGCAAAATAAAACCATGCTGGCTCACACCCTATCATCTAATGACTCCACGCCTAGAAGTAAACCCTGGAGCAGGACTGGCACATGAGGATCTCATGGTTGTCaccaggattttttaaaaaatagaacagacCTGTGTACAAAGCCTGGATTGAGAATATTATTTCACAAAGCCTTGATTtcatttataaacacacacacacacatttgctggGTCATAATGTGAAATGCATTTCTTCATGGAAGTCATGATCAACAAAACTACTGGCCTGGGCCTTTGCAAACATCGCTGCCATGAAAGACAGAAAACTGACGCCACTTGGATTAAAGACACTACCAGTAATGCAGCACGTGGTCCTGcgtcagaaagacaaaaattatagAGGACATTATAGGAACAGTCTGTGAAATCTGAACATGGATTATAGATTTGATGACAGTGTATCAGTGTTCAATGTCCTGATTTGGGCAATtgtagagatgggaataccagaccacctgacctgtctcttgagaaacctgtatgcaggtcaggaagcaacagttagaactggacatggaacagcagactggttccaaataggaaaaggagaatgtcaaggctgtatattgtcaccctgcttatttaacttatatgcagagtacatcacgagaaacgctgggctggaggaagcacaaactggaatcaagattgccgggagaaatatcaataacctcagatatgcagatgacaccacccttatggcagagagtgaagaggaactaaaaagcttcttgaaaCCAGACTCAGAAGGAGAACCTCAGGAAATTCTATAAGGGCAAGAAGTACAAGCCCCTGGATCTGCGGCCCAAGAAAACACGTGCCATGCGCCGCCGGCTCAACAAGCATGAAGAGAACCTGAAGACCAAGAAGCAGCAGCGGAAGGAGCGGCTGTACCCCCTCCGGAAGTACGCAGTCAAGGCCTGAGCTTCCAGCTGTCAATAAAACAGACagaccactgaaaaaaaaaaaaataaataaaaagcctcttgaggaaagtgaaagaggagagtgaaaaagttggcttaaagctcaacattcagaaaactaagatcatggcatccagtcccatcacttcatggcaaatagatggggagacagtggaaacagtgtcagactttattttttggactccaaaatcactgcagatggtgattgtagccatgaaattaaaagacgcttactccttggaaggaaagttatgaccaacctagacagcatattaaaaagcagagacattactttgccaacaaaggttcatctagtcaaggctatggtttttccagtggtcatgtatggatgtaagagttagactgtgaagaaggctaagcaccgaagaattaatgcttttgaactgtggtgttggagaagactcttgagagtcccttggattgcaaggagatctgaccagtccatcctaaaggagatcagtcctgggtgttcattggaaggactgatgctgaagctgaaactccaatactttagctacctcatgtgaagagttgactcattggaaaagaccctgatgctgggagggattgggggcaggaggagaaggggacgacagaggatgagatggctggatggcatcactgagtcgatgggcatgtgtttgagtaaactcctggagtttgtgatggacagggaggcctggtgtgctgcgattcatggggtcgcaaagagtcggacacgactgagcgactgaactgaactgagacacgGTTCTAGGAGAAATGTCTTGGGTTTAACTGTTACTGTAGTGAAACGCCCTGAACCGTTAGTGTTAAGGCAAAAAGTGATGATGTCTGAAGTAACTCCTGAATGGTTTAAAGAGAAAAcgttcattattttatatatatgtattatttatatttatatgttcattatctatatatatgtatggggAAATTTATATACACATCTGCTTTagaagtggggaaaagacagagaaagccagagaaggaaagaaagcattcgcagcaaaatgttaacaactggGGAATCAAGgcgatagtgaagggcagggaggcctggcctgctgcctcCATGGGatcaaagagctggatgtgactcaGCGACCGAACAACAATACGAAGGTGACAGGTATATGCGAACTCATATTATTCTTGAAACTTTTCACAGGTGTGaaatagtttcaaaataaaaagctttttttaaaaaaattggaaagctACTGCCCGAGGGAAACAGTGACATGGAAATATGTGCCTGAGAGTTTGGGAAGCACAGTTTATGCCCGAGAAAACCAGGGCGGTGCCTTAATGTCCGCATGAGACTCCTGGGCGTGTGGACATGTGTGCGGGGGGTGCGCTCTGACACTGCATGCCCAGCGCACGCAGCCCTGTGGGTGTGCAGTGTGTGATGTGTGAAAGTGGATATGCCCGTGTGCATGTGGACACAGACCAGCCCTGAGCCTGGCTCACCCTGTATAACACGCCCCCGGCACACACTCAGCCCACGCCCGCCCCGGGACCTACCTGTGCAGCCGAAGGCCACGGTGCCCACGGCAGCCAGGTTGATGGCGTAAGCCTGGTCCCTAGAGAAGAGCTGCAGCCAAACGTCGCAGATGCTGATAAAGAGGAGGGGGCCCAGCGCTAAGAGGTAACCTGTGTGGGGAGAGGCCAGAGAGGGGAGCAGTGAGCGGTGGGCTGGGGGAGCCCCCTCTCCCCACACAGGGCCAGGTCTGAGGTGCTCTCTCTCTGCCGTTCCCCTTAGGACTGGGAGCGCAGGACATCTTAGAGGTTTCAGCAGTGCAcctggaagacttcctggaggaggcgccTTTTGAGCTGGACTTTGAAGCTGAATGTTACCATGGAGACACACGGGAGAGAAAATGCAGGGGAGAGCAGGGGCCCCGGGACACATGGGGGGCACACAGCAGCCTCCCCAGGTGTGGGCATCAGGCCAGCGTGTGCTGCACCCCACGAGCCCGACCCGGTTTTCATAGTGGAACTTGTGACATTCCTAGGAGGAGGCGCGCCCATCTTACAGACAAGGAGAGTGAAGTGCAGGGGATGGAGACGTGTGTGGTGGCCAGAGGGGACGGCTGGGAGCCGGGCGGGCAGTGGGCAGCGTACCCGCGGTGATCCTCGTGTGCAGGCTCAGTCTCTCCACCAGCGCGTTGTTCAGGAGCACGGCCACCAGCGCCACGAGGATGTAGGTGAGGCTCATGTCAAACACAATCGAGGTTCCTGCGGGCGGGAGGGGGACGCTGGGGGGGCAGCCGGGGCTCAggggagcccaggctctgcaccTGCCCCCACAGAGCATTgcttcctccctctgccccaaAGGGGCTAACAGCCCAGAGGGGAtgaggggctgccctggggtCAGGCAGCAACTCACAGCTGAGCTAGGGTTTGAAGAAAACGggccctggagtggggtgctgccCGAAGGGTTTCTGGAGGGCAGCAGGCCCGAGCCGCGTGAGCAGGGCAGCGCGTGATGGCAGGACGCGGCTGGGGGCCCACCTGGGTACTTGTGATGCAGGTAGTCCACGTCGGTGATGAAGCTGTTGTAGGGCAGCAGGAAGCCCACGCCGGCCAGCAGCATCGCGAAGTAGATGGCGTGGTAGCGGTCGTCAGGCACCGGCTCCTCTGCCGACAAACCCAGACTCCGGGTGAGATGTGGACAGGCCCATGCATGGCCGCGGCCAGCACACTGAGGCTGCAGGCCACTGCCACGGGCACAGGCCACTGCCACGGGCACAGTGGACCACACCCCCCCATCGTGACCACCATCAGCGTGGCCACTCCTAATACTCAGCCACTGAAGCCATCATGACTGTGGGCACTCTCCATCCCTCTGGCCACAGCTGCCCACCACTGCCATCATGGCCAGCATCAAAAGTTACAAAACACCACAGCCGCTGTCACCATCATACCACCATCACGACAATCATCACTGTGCCGTGGCCCGTCCTCACCCTGGCCGCCGTCACCACGGCTGCCATCACCCCGGCTGCCATCCATCCCACAGCCGAGGGTGGCAAAGCCAACCATGCATCACGGCTACTGGCATCACCATCACAGCCACTAGGACCAGGGTCACCGGGCCACTGTCTACCCTCAAGGCCACTGCCACCCGAGTCATCACCATCGCGGCTACTAGATCGACAACCACCCACGCCACGACCAGAGCAACCCTCGCCACAGCCGCCATCCATCACCGAGAGACCACCACCTCCGTGACCCTCACCGCCGCTGTGACTCTCATCGTCATGGTCACTGGAGCGCCTGGCTGGACAGAACACTGAAATGGCTTTTTGCAGACTCAGTTCAGGGCCAGTTGGGTGGCAAGAACTAGTGGGGCTGAGACAGTGTTCTCTGGGAGGCTGTCTATGCTCCAAGTCCATGTATATGAGGCTGGTTCTCCTAGAGTTAGCGTTCTCATACCCAGGAACCACGGCGGAAGTGAGAGTGGACCAAATCACTATGACTTGTAGAGGTCCCCTAGCTAGGGatactgatgctttcaaactggtgctgggAAGAGttttgagagttgcttggacagcaaggagatcaaaccagccaatcctaaaggaaatcagtcctgaatattaattggaaggactgatgctgaagctgaagctccaatccttcaACCACCTGATGCAGACTGATTCAGAGccgactcactgcaaaagaccctgatgctgggaaagactgagggaaggaagagaaggcggcgacagaggatgagatggttggatggcatcattgactcgacggacatgagtttgaacagactctgagagatggtaaaagacagggaaacctggtgtgctgaagtccatggggtggcaaagagtcggacacaactgaatgaacaACGGCAAGATGTTCGCTTCCCACCCCATGTCTCCAGGCTCCGCTGGTGCAGGAGGCTGCGTTCCAAAGGGCGGGATGGTTCCACCCCGAGACACAGTGATCGTGCAGAGGACGGGGTTGCTGTGCCAACTGTGGGGGGTAGGGGGTGCTGATCCTGACCATCATGGGGACATCCGGGTGCTCCCACGTGTGGGTCTGGAAGATGGGAGATTCCTTATGGCCTCTCTCAGGACATCCGCTCCCtgtgatacagtccatggcaaACGACACCAACCCAAGTCTAGCAGGACTCCTAGTGCTCCAGAGCCTTCAGGACAAGAGCCCTGACCAACTAAGGTGCTGGTGGAGGGCACCGGGaatatggggtggggggtgggagaaaGTAGTTATAAATACCAGCTATAGCCATGTGACTagccagacaggactgactgTTCGAGCATTTCTTATTTTGATatgaacatgtgtgtgtatatgtgttagggcttccctggtggcacagacggtaaagaatctgcctgcaatgcaggagacctgggttcgatccctggatcgggaagatcccctggagaagagaatggcaacccactccagtattcttgcctggggaactccatggacagagaagactggcgggctacagtaatcaaatgctcttattttattcactttctcACCCCTGTATCATCTAACATAAGGTGTGTTCGTAACAGTTAACTCTGCATCTCAGTATTTAAGTTTCAGGGAGCTAAGAAGAGGTGTGAACATCAACGCACAAGGACTTTGCACCCCCTGGGGAAAGGGTTAGTGTGTTTCcctgacttgcccaagatccctGAGCAGACAGAGATAGGAGCTCTTTGGAACCCAAATCTGCCTGACTCCAGACCTGCACGCTGC from Odocoileus virginianus isolate 20LAN1187 ecotype Illinois chromosome 33, Ovbor_1.2, whole genome shotgun sequence harbors:
- the SLC29A4 gene encoding equilibrative nucleoside transporter 4 isoform X2 codes for the protein MGSVGSQRPREASVASTPHGSLVMSFSFDGGHLEEAVAGATQAQGSRTRGIPIFADSEEPVPDDRYHAIYFAMLLAGVGFLLPYNSFITDVDYLHHKYPGTSIVFDMSLTYILVALVAVLLNNALVERLSLHTRITAGYLLALGPLLFISICDVWLQLFSRDQAYAINLAAVGTVAFGCTVQQSSFYGYTGMLPKRYTQGVMTGESTAGVMVSLSRILTKLLLPDERAGTLIFFLVSAGLELLCFLLHLLVRGSRFVLYHTARPRHCRPSRRAGYRVHHDVAAEDVQFEHQGPALANGGSPKDSPAHEVTGGGAYTRFDVPRPRIRRSWPSFRALLVHRYVVARVIWADMLSIAVTYFITLCLFPGLESEIRHCILGEWLPILLMAVFNLSDFVGKILAALPMDWRGTHLLACSCLRVVFIPLFILCVYPSGTPALRHPAWPCVLSLLMGISNGYFGSVPMILAAGKVGPKQRELAGNTMTVSYMTGLTLGSAVAYCTYSLTRDAHRSCLRPSAANASFPAGL